One genomic region from Amycolatopsis sp. FBCC-B4732 encodes:
- a CDS encoding Uma2 family endonuclease — protein MTALPDWMVLPPEGLSVEGYEALPEEVCRVIEIVDGAIVVNPAPRRPHQKIIRRMSYALEEACGAELAVEFDVDLRLRDVPLLNRRPDLVVYDASLDTDEVLRPEHCSLVIEVMSPGSITADQTDKPAEYAAAGIPHFWRVENETDDVRGLTVFCYRLDPTTRVYTSSGAHKRKLAVSDPFDFAMDLADLL, from the coding sequence ATGACGGCGCTGCCCGACTGGATGGTGCTCCCCCCCGAAGGCCTTTCGGTCGAAGGGTACGAAGCGCTGCCCGAGGAAGTCTGCCGTGTCATCGAGATCGTCGACGGAGCGATTGTCGTGAACCCGGCCCCGCGCCGCCCGCACCAGAAGATCATCCGGCGGATGTCCTACGCGCTCGAGGAGGCGTGCGGAGCCGAACTGGCGGTGGAGTTCGACGTCGATCTCCGCCTGCGGGACGTGCCGCTGCTCAACCGCCGTCCCGACCTGGTGGTCTACGACGCGTCGCTCGACACCGACGAGGTATTGCGGCCGGAGCACTGCTCGCTGGTGATCGAAGTGATGTCACCCGGCTCGATCACCGCGGACCAGACGGACAAGCCCGCGGAGTACGCCGCCGCCGGGATCCCGCACTTCTGGCGCGTGGAGAACGAGACCGACGACGTCCGCGGGCTCACGGTCTTCTGCTACCGGCTCGACCCGACGACCCGGGTGTATACGTCTTCCGGCGCGCACAAGCGCAAGCTGGCGGTCTCGGATCCGTTCGACTTCGCGATGGATCTGGCCGACCTGCTCTGA
- a CDS encoding TetR/AcrR family transcriptional regulator — protein MARTPTGAAVLQPEVTQAISEAVMWELAEQGYGRLSMEAVAKRAGVSKSALYRRWASKEHMIASVVTEFSVTRAAEVDTGSLRGDLRETMQALIDWLTHPLFSRILPDLVAEDARTPEHGRGLREAIGGPRREVGEAMLRRAITRGELPANLDMEMALDALAAPIYWRLVVRLAEAEPDYVDRLVAYALRALGAREV, from the coding sequence ATGGCACGCACCCCGACCGGCGCCGCGGTCCTCCAGCCCGAGGTCACGCAGGCCATCAGCGAAGCCGTCATGTGGGAACTCGCCGAGCAGGGCTACGGGCGGCTGTCGATGGAGGCCGTCGCGAAACGCGCCGGTGTCAGCAAGAGCGCGCTGTACCGGCGGTGGGCGTCGAAGGAGCACATGATCGCCTCCGTGGTGACGGAGTTCAGCGTGACCCGCGCGGCGGAGGTCGACACCGGCTCGCTGCGCGGAGACCTGCGCGAGACGATGCAGGCGCTGATCGACTGGCTCACGCACCCGCTGTTCTCGCGGATCCTGCCGGACCTGGTCGCGGAGGACGCCCGCACCCCGGAGCACGGCCGCGGCTTGCGCGAGGCCATCGGCGGTCCGCGCCGCGAGGTCGGCGAAGCGATGCTGCGCCGCGCGATCACCCGCGGCGAGCTGCCCGCGAACTTGGACATGGAGATGGCGCTGGACGCCCTCGCGGCACCGATCTACTGGCGGCTGGTGGTCCGGCTGGCCGAGGCGGAGCCGGACTACGTGGACCGCCTGGTGGCGTACGCCCTGCGCGCGCTGGGGGCCCGGGAGGTGTGA
- a CDS encoding nuclear transport factor 2 family protein, with protein MRRDGTVSSARKEAAMRDFVDHALELLLKHDMAGFARLWAEDGVLEFPFAAPGYPARVEGREAIREYLRDYPNLLDIREVTAKTVHETTDPAVVVAEFTVAGVVVATQRPYELSYIAVITVENGEIRRYRDYWSPQAAAELLGGTDALTEAFAGGDRG; from the coding sequence TTGCGTCGGGACGGTACCGTATCGTCCGCACGTAAGGAGGCTGCGATGCGCGACTTCGTAGACCACGCGCTCGAGCTGCTGCTGAAGCACGACATGGCCGGGTTCGCCAGGCTCTGGGCCGAGGACGGCGTCCTCGAATTCCCGTTCGCCGCTCCGGGCTACCCGGCGCGCGTCGAGGGCCGCGAGGCCATCCGCGAGTACCTGCGCGACTACCCGAACCTCCTGGACATCCGGGAGGTCACGGCGAAGACCGTGCACGAGACCACCGACCCGGCCGTGGTCGTCGCCGAGTTCACCGTCGCCGGCGTCGTCGTCGCGACGCAGCGGCCGTACGAGCTGTCCTACATCGCCGTGATCACCGTCGAGAACGGCGAGATCCGCCGGTACCGCGACTACTGGAGCCCGCAGGCGGCGGCGGAGCTGCTCGGCGGTACCGACGCGCTGACCGAGGCCTTCGCCGGCGGCGACCGTGGCTGA
- a CDS encoding NmrA family NAD(P)-binding protein — MADVLVVGGTGTTGRRVVAGLRATGAEARAATRKPGEPGQVRFDWADRATHAEALRGASAVYLVAPIGEAAPAGLVAPFVADALDAGVRRIVLLSSSAVTDDTPGLGELPRLVRTVPEWAVLRPSWFMQNFTGEHLVAQGVRDGEIVTATGDGRVAFVDAGDIAAVAVRALTDAEPHNTEHVLTGPGALSYSEAASIIAARTGRAVRHRPVGTAEYAARLTASGIPAEFARVLAALDEDIRRGTEDRVTPVVEQVTGRAARSFETFVEEEIR, encoded by the coding sequence GTGGCTGACGTCCTGGTCGTCGGCGGCACCGGCACCACCGGCCGGCGAGTCGTCGCGGGCCTGCGCGCGACCGGCGCCGAGGCGCGCGCGGCGACCCGCAAGCCCGGCGAGCCCGGTCAGGTCCGGTTCGACTGGGCCGACCGCGCCACCCACGCCGAGGCCCTGCGCGGCGCCTCTGCCGTCTACCTCGTCGCGCCGATCGGCGAAGCCGCTCCCGCGGGCCTGGTGGCGCCGTTCGTGGCGGACGCGCTCGACGCCGGGGTCCGCCGGATCGTGCTGCTGAGCTCGTCCGCGGTCACCGACGACACGCCCGGCCTCGGCGAGCTGCCGCGGCTGGTGCGGACGGTGCCGGAGTGGGCCGTGCTGCGCCCGTCGTGGTTCATGCAGAACTTCACCGGTGAGCACCTGGTCGCGCAGGGCGTGCGGGACGGCGAGATCGTCACCGCCACCGGTGACGGCCGGGTCGCGTTCGTCGACGCCGGCGACATCGCGGCGGTCGCCGTCCGCGCGCTGACCGACGCCGAACCGCACAACACCGAACACGTGCTGACCGGTCCTGGTGCTTTGAGCTATTCCGAAGCCGCATCGATCATCGCCGCGCGGACCGGCCGCGCGGTGCGCCACCGCCCGGTCGGCACGGCCGAATACGCGGCCCGCCTGACCGCGTCCGGCATCCCCGCCGAGTTCGCGCGCGTGCTCGCCGCGCTCGACGAAGACATCCGGCGCGGCACCGAAGACCGCGTCACGCCCGTCGTCGAGCAGGTCACCGGGCGGGCCGCCCGGTCGTTCGAAACCTTCGTGGAGGAAGAGATCCGATGA
- a CDS encoding S9 family peptidase has product MKQLMFEEDVQFWFETLRLFGHAAYGGSDFGEVLAAAATVKPGDYDSWHDAYRGLADRLYAEAADASPVTARDLLLRASTYYFSAEFFLHGDPADPRIAAAYDRSVECFRRAAVAEPVEIPYEGTVLRGYFYRAPGAGPKPVLLIHSGFDGSAEECHYLGAAGGAERGYHVLTFDGPGQPSAIRHDDLVFRPDWEHVVTPVVDFVLGLEGVDPDRVALLGISLGGMLAPRAAAFESRLAALVAVDGVYDAGAAVAGFLPWDRAEIVRRANAEEDPEFDALLAAGREASPTLRWACDHGRYVLGAATDREFVAKYLEYTLENGIAEQITCPTLVCEAADDLFFGGDQETEPRRLYAHLNAPKTLLTFTAEEGADAHCHVGAQRLATGRVYDWLDRTL; this is encoded by the coding sequence ATGAAGCAGCTCATGTTCGAAGAAGACGTCCAGTTCTGGTTCGAGACCTTGCGCCTGTTCGGCCACGCGGCCTACGGCGGCTCGGACTTCGGCGAGGTCCTCGCGGCGGCGGCGACGGTGAAGCCGGGCGACTACGACAGCTGGCACGACGCCTACCGCGGCCTGGCCGATCGCCTGTACGCCGAAGCGGCCGACGCGAGCCCGGTGACCGCGCGCGACCTGCTGCTGCGCGCGTCGACGTACTACTTCTCGGCGGAGTTCTTCCTGCACGGCGACCCGGCGGACCCGCGCATCGCGGCGGCCTACGACCGCAGCGTCGAGTGCTTCCGGCGGGCCGCTGTCGCCGAACCGGTCGAAATCCCGTACGAGGGCACGGTTTTGCGCGGCTACTTCTACCGCGCGCCGGGCGCCGGCCCGAAGCCGGTGCTGCTGATCCACAGCGGCTTCGACGGGAGCGCCGAGGAGTGTCACTACCTGGGCGCGGCGGGCGGCGCCGAGCGCGGCTACCACGTGCTGACGTTCGACGGTCCGGGGCAGCCGAGCGCGATCCGGCACGACGACCTGGTGTTCCGGCCGGACTGGGAGCACGTCGTCACGCCGGTGGTGGACTTCGTGCTCGGCCTCGAGGGCGTCGACCCGGACCGCGTCGCGCTGCTCGGCATCAGCCTCGGCGGCATGCTGGCCCCGCGCGCGGCGGCGTTCGAAAGCCGGCTGGCGGCGCTCGTCGCGGTGGACGGCGTGTACGACGCGGGCGCGGCGGTGGCCGGGTTCCTGCCGTGGGACCGCGCGGAGATCGTCCGCCGGGCGAACGCGGAGGAGGACCCGGAGTTCGACGCGCTGCTGGCAGCGGGCCGCGAGGCGAGCCCGACCCTGCGCTGGGCGTGCGACCACGGCCGCTACGTCCTGGGCGCGGCGACCGACCGCGAGTTCGTCGCGAAGTACCTGGAGTACACGCTGGAGAACGGCATCGCGGAGCAGATCACGTGCCCGACGCTGGTTTGCGAAGCAGCGGACGACCTGTTCTTCGGCGGCGACCAGGAGACCGAACCCCGGCGGCTGTACGCGCACCTGAACGCGCCGAAGACGCTGCTGACGTTCACGGCGGAGGAGGGCGCGGACGCGCACTGCCACGTCGGCGCCCAGCGCCTCGCGACCGGCCGCGTCTACGACTGGCTGGACCGGACGCTTTGA
- a CDS encoding ISAs1 family transposase — protein MRDYLALVPDPRKRRGVRHSLASVLALAAAAVAAGAGSFAAIGEWAADAPQRVLARLGARFDPRRDRHIAPDEATVRRVLSGIDGDRLDAAISGWITTTADAPPAIAVDGKSLRGTFARTGGAGVHLLSALTHQNGTVLAQQQVTPGTSEITWMQPLLDTLDLTGVVVTADALHTTRSLARYLDQRGADYVFTVKANQHRLHTRLRALPWPQATHHTSTETGHGRLEQRTIETMPAPDDLGFPATTQVFQITGYRTDRTTRTRETHTGYGITSLPTGTGPANIAGHLRRHWEIENRLHWVRDTTYNEDASQVRTGTGPRSMASLRNLAISALRTAGHTSIAAALRHMARNTTRPLALYGIPT, from the coding sequence CTGCGCGACTACCTAGCCCTCGTCCCTGATCCACGGAAGCGGCGCGGGGTGCGGCATTCGCTGGCATCGGTCCTGGCGCTGGCCGCGGCCGCAGTAGCAGCGGGTGCCGGGTCGTTCGCCGCGATCGGGGAATGGGCCGCCGATGCACCACAACGGGTACTGGCCCGCCTCGGCGCCCGGTTCGATCCCCGCCGTGACCGGCACATCGCCCCGGACGAGGCAACCGTGCGGCGGGTGCTCTCCGGCATCGACGGCGACCGCCTCGACGCCGCGATCAGCGGCTGGATCACCACCACTGCAGACGCCCCACCGGCGATCGCGGTGGACGGCAAATCCCTGCGCGGCACCTTCGCCCGCACCGGCGGCGCAGGAGTCCACCTGCTCTCCGCACTGACCCACCAGAACGGAACCGTGCTGGCCCAGCAGCAAGTCACCCCCGGGACCAGCGAGATCACTTGGATGCAGCCCCTGCTGGACACCCTCGACCTCACCGGTGTCGTGGTGACCGCCGATGCCCTGCACACCACCCGCAGCCTCGCCCGCTACCTGGATCAGCGCGGCGCGGACTACGTGTTCACCGTCAAAGCAAACCAGCACCGTCTCCACACCCGGCTGCGGGCACTGCCCTGGCCACAAGCCACCCACCACACCAGCACCGAAACCGGGCACGGACGCCTCGAACAACGCACCATCGAAACGATGCCCGCCCCCGACGACCTCGGCTTCCCCGCCACCACCCAGGTCTTCCAGATCACCGGCTACCGCACCGACCGCACCACCAGAACCCGCGAAACCCACACCGGCTACGGCATCACCAGCCTGCCCACCGGCACCGGCCCCGCCAACATCGCCGGCCACCTGCGCCGACACTGGGAAATCGAGAACCGGCTGCACTGGGTCCGCGACACCACCTACAACGAAGACGCATCCCAAGTCCGCACCGGCACCGGACCCCGATCGATGGCCTCCCTGCGCAACCTCGCCATCAGCGCCCTACGCACCGCAGGACACACCAGCATCGCCGCAGCCCTCCGCCACATGGCCCGAAACACCACCCGACCACTCGCACTCTACGGAATCCCCACATGA
- a CDS encoding LysE family translocator — MSVSTYAGFAAMMAFLAMMPGPDTMVVLKNALTGGARGGAWACAGITAANFLQGTAAALGLGAVLTRSQPVFETVKWLGAAYLVFLGIQALRGAWRGDYAALDDVRRARASRGRRFREGFLSNITNPKVIVLYLSVLPQFLSPTSTFGDSLLLAYTVAALGLVWQVLLLFFVHRVRGWLQRRRVRRAMDGVTGTALLGFGAALALES; from the coding sequence ATGTCCGTGAGCACGTACGCGGGGTTCGCCGCGATGATGGCGTTCCTGGCGATGATGCCCGGCCCGGACACGATGGTCGTGCTGAAGAACGCACTGACGGGCGGCGCCCGCGGCGGCGCGTGGGCGTGCGCGGGCATCACGGCCGCGAACTTCCTCCAGGGCACGGCGGCGGCCCTCGGCCTGGGCGCGGTGCTGACGCGCTCCCAGCCGGTGTTCGAAACGGTGAAGTGGCTGGGCGCGGCCTACCTGGTCTTCCTGGGGATCCAGGCCCTGCGCGGCGCCTGGCGCGGCGACTACGCGGCCCTGGACGACGTCCGCCGCGCCCGCGCCTCCCGCGGCCGTCGCTTCCGGGAGGGTTTCCTTTCCAACATCACCAACCCCAAGGTGATCGTGCTGTACCTGTCGGTGCTCCCGCAGTTCCTGAGCCCGACGTCGACGTTCGGCGATTCCCTGCTGCTGGCGTACACGGTGGCGGCGCTGGGACTGGTGTGGCAGGTGCTGCTGCTGTTCTTCGTGCACCGGGTGCGCGGCTGGCTGCAGCGCCGCCGCGTCCGCCGCGCGATGGACGGCGTGACGGGCACGGCCCTTTTGGGCTTCGGCGCGGCCCTCGCCCTGGAGTCCTGA
- a CDS encoding LysE family translocator, translated as MTWSVYGSYLVIVVLIVLAPGPDTMVMLKNALSGGFRGGLLASLGIFAGNAVQGSAAALGLGVLIARSQPVFLALKWVGAAYLVFLGVQALRGAWRGNYEVVAQAQRRKGGGFRRFREGFLSNITNPKVLVLYLSVLPQFLDPGRTTTWDALALAYTVAVLGAAWLLVLLVFVHRVRAWLERRRVRRTLDGVTGTALLGFGAALALES; from the coding sequence GTGACGTGGAGCGTGTACGGGTCTTACCTGGTCATCGTGGTCCTGATCGTGCTCGCGCCGGGGCCCGACACGATGGTGATGCTGAAGAACGCGCTGTCCGGCGGGTTCCGCGGCGGGCTGCTCGCGTCGCTCGGCATCTTCGCCGGCAACGCCGTGCAGGGCAGTGCCGCGGCGCTCGGGCTCGGCGTCCTCATCGCGCGTTCGCAACCGGTGTTCCTCGCGCTGAAGTGGGTCGGCGCGGCCTACCTCGTCTTCCTCGGCGTCCAGGCGCTGCGCGGGGCCTGGCGCGGCAACTACGAAGTCGTCGCGCAGGCGCAGCGCCGCAAGGGCGGCGGCTTCCGGCGGTTCCGCGAAGGGTTCCTCTCCAACATCACCAACCCGAAGGTGCTGGTGCTGTACCTGTCGGTGCTCCCGCAGTTCCTCGACCCCGGCCGCACGACGACGTGGGACGCGCTGGCGCTGGCCTACACCGTCGCCGTGCTCGGTGCGGCGTGGCTGCTGGTGCTGCTGGTGTTCGTGCACCGCGTGCGCGCGTGGCTCGAACGCCGCCGGGTGCGCCGTACGCTGGACGGCGTCACCGGCACCGCGCTGCTCGGCTTCGGCGCCGCTCTCGCACTGGAGTCCTGA